The Streptomyces sp. NBC_00775 genome includes the window ACAGCCGCGCCTTGAAATTGACACCTCGACTGCATCGAGCCCCTCAAGCTCCGGTGCTCACACGATCCCCTCAGCCGCTCAGGCTCAGGGACGGAAAGCCAGCCGCTCCCTCGCCAGGCAGGCTCCTGGGCATGCCCCCACGGCCCCGGGCCCGAGCAGGAACGGGACAGGGAACCGGAACGGGTGGGTTCAGGGGTGTGTGAGGGTGTCGAGTTGCGCAGCGAGGTCGGGGTGGGTGGCGGTCAGGTGGGGGCGGGTGGCGTTGAGGGGGCGGATGAGCTCGGCGGGGTCGTCGTGGGCGAGGGCCGCGTGGAGCTGGCTGAGCGGGAGATGGGCCGGGGTGGGCAGGTCGGTGAGGGCGGCGATCTGGCCGGCGATGCGGCGCAGGTCGGCTGCGTTGCGGCGGGCCCAGGTCGCGGTGGTGCGTTCGGCGGCGCGGCGTTCGCGGGTGGCCTGGACGCGTTGTTCGCCGGTGGTTCCGGCGGGGCCGGGGCGGCCGCGCAGGTAGCGGCGTTCGGCGGCCTGGCGGCTGGCGACGCCGAGGGGGTGGGCGAGGTCGGCCCAGCTGGCTCCCGCGTCGCGGGCGGTTTCGATCAGGCCGGTCTCCCATCCGGCGAGCTGCTCGCGTACCTGCCGCAGCAGCATCAGGGAGGCCAGCGCCTGCTCCGGTCCGGGAGCATCCGGGGTGTCTGGGGACTCTCGCTTGGCGTCGCGCAGGGCGTCGTCTATGGCGTGCAGGGCCGCCGCGGCGGCGAGGAACGATGCCGGGCTGTGGGCATTCGTGCTGGTCGGGGACGGCTGGTCGGCTGCGGTCACGGACACCTCCCTCTCGTTGTCATCCTGTAGACGACATCGTGTTTGTCATCCATTGGATGACATGTTACAACGGTGTCAGTGAAGCGCATTGGCAGCAACTGCCTGAACCTGCTGGAGGTGTTTTCACGATGTTGATGCGCACTGACCCCTTCCGTGAACTGGACCGGCTGGCGCAGCAGCTGATGGGCCCGGGGACCTGGTCCCGCCCGTCGGCGATGCCGATGGACGCCTACCGCGAGGGCGACGAGTACGTGGTGGCCTTCGACCTTCCGGGCGTCACCGCGGACGCGATCGACATCGACGTCGAGCGGAACATGCTCACCGTCAAGGCCGAGCGGCGGCCGGTGGCGAAGACCGACGACGTGCAGATGGAACTGTCCGAGCGGCCGCTGGGTGTCTTCTCCCGCCAGATCGTGCTCGCCGACACCCTCGACACCGAGCACATCCAGGCCGACTACGACGCGGGCGTGCTCACCCTGCGCATCCCGATCGCCGAGCGCGCCAAGCCCCGCAAGATCTCCATCGGCGTCGGATCCGGCCGCAAGGAGATCTCCGGCTGACACCGGCCGGACGGGTGCGGAGGGCGGGCACCTGATCTCCCCTTCACCCCGCTCTCCGCACCCCCCGTGGACAGTCCGAAGAAGAAGGGGTGGCAGCCGAGATGACTCTGCGACACGAAGCGTTCCTCGGCCACGTGAAGGAACGCGGCGAGTACGACTCTGCGGAGGAAGCCGAGCGCGCGGCCCGTGTGGTACTCGCCCTCCTCGGCGCGCACCTGGTCGGCGACATCCGCGCCCAGCTGGCAGCGCGCCTGCCTGAGGCGTTCGCCCTGATCCTGCTCAACCCGCTGCAGAGCGCCGAGCCGCTGCCCCCGGAGCGGTTCGTGCGCGCAACCGCCGCGTGGATCGAAGGCGCCACCGAGCAGACCGCGGCCTGGGACGTCAGTGCCGTGCTGTCGACCGTCGCCGACGCCGCCGGCGAAGACCTGCTGGGCCAGATCCTGCTCCAGCTCCCCGTCGGCTACGACCTGCTCTTCGGCCGCCCCCAGCCCACCTGACCATCCCGTCCCCCGGTGCCCGAACACCGGCCACAGCAAGAAAGGCAACCACCCCGTGATCTCCGACCGGCACGCACCGTCCCAGCAGCCGTACGGGACGGCATACGAGCAGATGCTGGAGAAGGTTCGCTACGAGGGCGCCTACCCCACCCGCGAGAGAGCCGACGAAGCCGTCCGCCTGGTTCTTGCCGGACTGGGGCGCCAGCTGACCGGCGACGAACGCGTCGACCTGGCCGCCTGCCTGCCCCTGGAAGCCGCACGCGTGCTGACCGCGCAGATCCCCGACCCCCAGCCGCTGACCGGCTGGGCCTTCGTCAAAGACCTCGCCGCCCGCACCGGCGCCTCCCTGGCCACCACCCGCTGGGACACCGGCTCCGTCTTCTCCGCCGTCGCCGCCTACGCCGGCCCCCACCTGATCACCCGCATCCTCCACCAGCTCCCCACCGGCTACGCCCTGCTGTTCGGCCGCGCCGAACTCACCCCCGCCGCGTAGACGGCGACGCGCGTACTCGGGGCGGGCGCGACGACCACTACGTCGCTGTCCGCCCTGCGCTCCCGACGCGTTGCCTTCCTGGCCGGGCCCCCGGCCCCAGGGGCTCTTTGACGCATATCTGGGTCACACACCCACCACGTCCGCCGAGGCGGGATACTCATCCCAGGTCCGGCCGTCGAGCTGGCTGCCCCCAGCCTTCGGGGTCAGCCCACCGACCTGCTTGAAGAACAGAGCCACCCGAAGATCGACACACCGGTCTCGAATGTCGCGAACCCAGGTCAAGTCCAGCTCTCGGTGAGCCGGGCCGC containing:
- a CDS encoding type III effector protein; the encoded protein is MTAADQPSPTSTNAHSPASFLAAAAALHAIDDALRDAKRESPDTPDAPGPEQALASLMLLRQVREQLAGWETGLIETARDAGASWADLAHPLGVASRQAAERRYLRGRPGPAGTTGEQRVQATRERRAAERTTATWARRNAADLRRIAGQIAALTDLPTPAHLPLSQLHAALAHDDPAELIRPLNATRPHLTATHPDLAAQLDTLTHP
- a CDS encoding Hsp20/alpha crystallin family protein, translating into MLMRTDPFRELDRLAQQLMGPGTWSRPSAMPMDAYREGDEYVVAFDLPGVTADAIDIDVERNMLTVKAERRPVAKTDDVQMELSERPLGVFSRQIVLADTLDTEHIQADYDAGVLTLRIPIAERAKPRKISIGVGSGRKEISG
- a CDS encoding DUF2267 domain-containing protein; its protein translation is MTLRHEAFLGHVKERGEYDSAEEAERAARVVLALLGAHLVGDIRAQLAARLPEAFALILLNPLQSAEPLPPERFVRATAAWIEGATEQTAAWDVSAVLSTVADAAGEDLLGQILLQLPVGYDLLFGRPQPT
- a CDS encoding DUF2267 domain-containing protein translates to MISDRHAPSQQPYGTAYEQMLEKVRYEGAYPTRERADEAVRLVLAGLGRQLTGDERVDLAACLPLEAARVLTAQIPDPQPLTGWAFVKDLAARTGASLATTRWDTGSVFSAVAAYAGPHLITRILHQLPTGYALLFGRAELTPAA